A single region of the Brassica rapa cultivar Chiifu-401-42 chromosome A03, CAAS_Brap_v3.01, whole genome shotgun sequence genome encodes:
- the LOC103855865 gene encoding protein DETOXIFICATION 28 isoform X2 codes for MGERDDEAEGVGMAMIPLLRDQHEVEKDGDIMVETRKLWRIVGPAIFTRIATYLILVITQAFAGHLGELELAAISIISNVIVGFNFGLLLGMASALETLCGQAFGAKKYDMLGVYLQRSWIVLFLWSILLLPMYFFATPILKYFGQPDDIAELSGTVALWVIPVHFSFAFFFPLNRFLQCQLKNMVIAISAGVALVVHIFVCWLFVYGLKLGVIGTMATVNVSWWLNVFILFTYATCGGCPLTWTGFSIEAFTGLWEFAKLSASSGIMLCLESWYYKILILMTGNLKDAKIAVDSLSICMAINGLEMMIPLAFLAATGVRVANELGAGNGRRARFAVIISVTESFIIGLIFSVLVVFLHDQIGWIFSSSETVIKAVTDLSVLLAFTILLNSVQPVLSGVAIGSGWQSFVAYINLGCYYFIGLPLGFVMGWIFKSGVKGIWAGMIFGGTAMQTLILIFIVMRCDWEKEAQKASVRVNKW; via the exons ATGGGAGAGAGAGACGACGAAGCAGAAGGTGTAGGGATGGCGATGATTCCTCTACTAAGGGATCAACATGAAGTGGAGAAAGACGGAGATATAATGGTGGAGACGAGGAAGCTATGGCGTATCGTTGGACCAGCCATATTCACCAGAATCGCAACCTACTTGATCCTTGTTATCACTCAGGCCTTTGCCGGCCACCTCGGCGAGCTCGAACTCGCCGCCATCTCCATCATCAGCAACGTCATCGTCGGCTTCAACTTCGGCCTCCTC CTTGGAATGGCGAGTGCGTTGGAAACGCTATGCGGTCAAGCGTTTGGAGCGAAAAAATATGACATGTTAGGAGTGTATTTGCAGCGATCTTGGATTGTTCTCTTTTTGTGGTCCATCTTGCTACTCCCTATGTACTTCTTTGCAACTCCGATTCTTAAGTACTTTGGCCAGCCTGACGACATCGCTGAGCTCTCCGGTACTGTGGCGCTTTGGGTTATTCCTGTCCATTTTTCATTTGCCTTCTTTTTCCCTCTCAACCGGTTCCTCCAATGCCAGCTTAAGAATATG GTGATTGCGATTTCGGCTGGAGTGGCACTTGTAGTTCACATATTTGTGTGCTGGCTTTTTGTATACGGTCTTAAACTTGGAGTCATAGGGACCATGGCTACTGTTAATGTGTCATGGTGGCTCAACGTCTTCATCTTATTTACTTACGCCACTTGTGGCGGTTGTCCACTCACTTGGACTGGTTTCTCCATTGAAGCTTTTACCGGGCTTTGGGAATTTGCTAAGCTTTCTGCCTCCTCCGGGATCATGCTTTG CTTGGAGAGTTGGTATTATAAGATTTTAATTCTGATGACTGGAAATCTGAAAGATGCAAAAATCGCTGTCGACTCTCTGTCTATATG CATGGCGATAAATGGATTGGAGATGATGATTCCACTTGCTTTCCTCGCCGCGACAGG CGTACGAGTGGCGAATGAATTAGGAGCAGGCAATGGAAGAAGAGCAAGATTTGCAGTGATCATATCAGTGACAGAATCGTTCATCATTGGTTTAATATTTTCGGTTCTTGTAGTATTTCTTCATGATCAAATCGGTTGGATATTCTCTTCAAGTGAAACCGTTATAAAAGCAGTCACTGATCTCTCTGTCCTTTTAGCCTTTACAATTCTTCTTAACAGTGTCCAACCGGTTCTTTCTG GTGTTGCGATTGGTTCGGGTTGGCAATCATTCGTGGCATATATAAATTTGGGATGCTATTATTTCATCGGTCTTCCACTTGGATTTGTCATGGGATGGATTTTCAAGTCTGGTGTCAAG GGCATTTGGGCTGGTATGATATTCGGAGGAACCGCAATGCAGACAttgatattgatttttattgTTATGAGATGTGACTGGGAAAAAGAG
- the LOC103855867 gene encoding 14-3-3-like protein GF14 lambda, whose amino-acid sequence MAAATLGRDQYVYMAKLAEQAERYEEMVQFMEQLLVTGGATPSSELTVEERNLLSVAYKNVIGSLRAAWRIVSSIEQKEESRKNEEHATLVKGYRSKVETELSSVCEGILKLLDSHLIPSAAASESKVFYLKMKGDYHRYMAEFKSGDERKVAAEDTMGAYKAAQDIAAADMAPTHPIRLGLALNFSVFYYEILNSSDKACNMAKQAFEEAIAELDTLGEESYKDSTLIMQLLRDNLTLWTSDMQEQMDEA is encoded by the exons atgGCGGCGGCGACACTAGGCAGAGACCAGTACGTCTACATGGCGAAGCTCGCCGAGCAAGCCGAGCGCTACGAAGAAATGGTCCAATTCATGGAGCAGCTGCTCGTCACAGGCGGCGCCACTCCATCCTCCGAACTCACCGTGGAGGAAAGAAACCTCCTCTCGGTAGCCTACAAGAACGTGATCGGATCTCTACGCGCCGCGTGGAGGATCGTGTCGTCGATCGAGCAGAAGGAAGAGAGCAGGAAGAACGAGGAGCACGCGACGCTCGTGAAGGGTTACAGATCTAAGGTGGAGACGGAGCTTTCCTCCGTCTGCGAAGGGATACTAAAGCTTCTTGATTCGCATCTGATTCCCTCCGCGGCGGCGAGCGAGTCGAAGGTGTTTTATTTGAAGATGAAGGGGGATTATCATAGGTACATGGCGGAGTTTAAGTCTGGGGATGAGAGGAAAGTGGCTGCTGAGGATACTATGGGTGCTTATAAGGCTGCTCAG GATATTGCGGCTGCTGATATGGCGCCTACTCATCCAATAAGGCTTGGTCTTGCTTTGAATTTCTCGGTGTTTTACTATGAGATTCTTAATTCTTCAGACAAAGCTTGTAACATGGCCAAACAG GCTTTTGAAGAAGCTATAGCTGAGCTTGACACATTGGGGGAAGAATCCTACAAAGACAGCACTCTCATTATGCAGTTGCTCAGGGACAATCTTACCCTATGGACCTCCGATATGCAG GAGCAGATGGACGAAGCCTGA
- the LOC103855865 gene encoding protein DETOXIFICATION 28 isoform X1 has translation MGERDDEAEGVGMAMIPLLRDQHEVEKDGDIMVETRKLWRIVGPAIFTRIATYLILVITQAFAGHLGELELAAISIISNVIVGFNFGLLLGMASALETLCGQAFGAKKYDMLGVYLQRSWIVLFLWSILLLPMYFFATPILKYFGQPDDIAELSGTVALWVIPVHFSFAFFFPLNRFLQCQLKNMVIAISAGVALVVHIFVCWLFVYGLKLGVIGTMATVNVSWWLNVFILFTYATCGGCPLTWTGFSIEAFTGLWEFAKLSASSGIMLCLESWYYKILILMTGNLKDAKIAVDSLSICMAINGLEMMIPLAFLAATGVRVANELGAGNGRRARFAVIISVTESFIIGLIFSVLVVFLHDQIGWIFSSSETVIKAVTDLSVLLAFTILLNSVQPVLSGVAIGSGWQSFVAYINLGCYYFIGLPLGFVMGWIFKSGVKGIWAGMIFGGTAMQTLILIFIVMRCDWEKEAQKASVRVNKWSISNSEGRH, from the exons ATGGGAGAGAGAGACGACGAAGCAGAAGGTGTAGGGATGGCGATGATTCCTCTACTAAGGGATCAACATGAAGTGGAGAAAGACGGAGATATAATGGTGGAGACGAGGAAGCTATGGCGTATCGTTGGACCAGCCATATTCACCAGAATCGCAACCTACTTGATCCTTGTTATCACTCAGGCCTTTGCCGGCCACCTCGGCGAGCTCGAACTCGCCGCCATCTCCATCATCAGCAACGTCATCGTCGGCTTCAACTTCGGCCTCCTC CTTGGAATGGCGAGTGCGTTGGAAACGCTATGCGGTCAAGCGTTTGGAGCGAAAAAATATGACATGTTAGGAGTGTATTTGCAGCGATCTTGGATTGTTCTCTTTTTGTGGTCCATCTTGCTACTCCCTATGTACTTCTTTGCAACTCCGATTCTTAAGTACTTTGGCCAGCCTGACGACATCGCTGAGCTCTCCGGTACTGTGGCGCTTTGGGTTATTCCTGTCCATTTTTCATTTGCCTTCTTTTTCCCTCTCAACCGGTTCCTCCAATGCCAGCTTAAGAATATG GTGATTGCGATTTCGGCTGGAGTGGCACTTGTAGTTCACATATTTGTGTGCTGGCTTTTTGTATACGGTCTTAAACTTGGAGTCATAGGGACCATGGCTACTGTTAATGTGTCATGGTGGCTCAACGTCTTCATCTTATTTACTTACGCCACTTGTGGCGGTTGTCCACTCACTTGGACTGGTTTCTCCATTGAAGCTTTTACCGGGCTTTGGGAATTTGCTAAGCTTTCTGCCTCCTCCGGGATCATGCTTTG CTTGGAGAGTTGGTATTATAAGATTTTAATTCTGATGACTGGAAATCTGAAAGATGCAAAAATCGCTGTCGACTCTCTGTCTATATG CATGGCGATAAATGGATTGGAGATGATGATTCCACTTGCTTTCCTCGCCGCGACAGG CGTACGAGTGGCGAATGAATTAGGAGCAGGCAATGGAAGAAGAGCAAGATTTGCAGTGATCATATCAGTGACAGAATCGTTCATCATTGGTTTAATATTTTCGGTTCTTGTAGTATTTCTTCATGATCAAATCGGTTGGATATTCTCTTCAAGTGAAACCGTTATAAAAGCAGTCACTGATCTCTCTGTCCTTTTAGCCTTTACAATTCTTCTTAACAGTGTCCAACCGGTTCTTTCTG GTGTTGCGATTGGTTCGGGTTGGCAATCATTCGTGGCATATATAAATTTGGGATGCTATTATTTCATCGGTCTTCCACTTGGATTTGTCATGGGATGGATTTTCAAGTCTGGTGTCAAG GGCATTTGGGCTGGTATGATATTCGGAGGAACCGCAATGCAGACAttgatattgatttttattgTTATGAGATGTGACTGGGAAAAAGAG GCACAAAAGGCAAGCGTCCGCGTTAACAAATGGTCGATCTCAAATTCAGAGGGAAGACACTGA
- the LOC103855866 gene encoding classical arabinogalactan protein 4-like has translation MGSKTVMVFLIMAIFAASTLAQAPAPTPTATPPPPASTPPPVATPPPVATPPPAATPIPAPTTTPPPAATPAPATTPPSAAPSPSVVPAASPPAPEGPALSPSGLSPGPSDEAAAPSAAFSNKAFTVGTAFTAIVYAAIMV, from the coding sequence ATGGGTTCCAAAACTGTCATGGTGTTCTTGATCATGGCTATCTTCGCCGCGTCAACACTCGCTCAAGCTCCAGCTCCTACTCCCACCGCTACTCCTCCTCCACCCGCCTCAACTCCTCCTCCCGTAGCTACTCCTCCACCAGTGGCCACTCCACCACCTGCCGCAACCCCAATCCCAGCCCCAACCACCACTCCACCACCGGCCGCAACCCCAGCCCCCGCAACTACACCACCGTCGGCAGCTCCGTCTCCATCTGTTGTTCCCGCCGCCTCTCCACCAGCTCCGGAAGGTCCCGCCTTGAGCCCAAGCGGACTTTCTCCAGGGCCTTCTGATGAAGCGGCCGCCCCAAGTGCCGCTTTCTCCAACAAAGCTTTCACGGTTGGAACCGCTTTCACCGCTATTGTGTACGCCGCTATTATGGTTTGA